The genomic interval TGTAGCTTCTAGAAGGTAGGTAGTTACTGCCACATGCAAAGAGGTTAGAGATTCCCGAGTTTGTTAGGGGCATAAGGCCTACCCTGGCAGGAGAATCTTCTCCCCAGGCACTGGTGTATATTCCCCTAGTCGTGTAAGGGGAAGGGATTATGAAAATTATCAGAATTCTCACGGTCTCtatttctcctctctctctatttctctatatgttcttctctctgttctcactcgttcttccttttctctctatttctattATCTGTTTTGGGCGTTAGAGTCCTTCTAATTCTTATTGGAATTGGGAGGAAGGGTGTTGTCAGGCTTAGGCCGTGACACCGCTTGATCCAGAATAGTCGCATTCTCCAATCTATTATGACTAATCTCCTCCTGAGTCTGCCGAATTCCCATCTCCAACGTCTCTAGACAATCATCCACTTGCTCTGGCTCTGCCTCATACTCACTTCAATCACATCTAACCGCGATTCCATCTACTTTTCCCAAGTACATTCTACCATAACCCACTCCGGCCAGATCGTCAGCTCTGATAACAATTGTCAGATCTCAAATCTAACAGGGAGGCTCTTCCGTAATTGAGGAAGAACAGAGAATAGGTGGGAAAGACAAAcacgagaaagagagggaaagaagagagagagagaattaggagagaaaaaatcAGTGGTATTAATCCTCACACGATCCCCGTCCTTATACATTCATCTTATTTATAAGAGAGTTACATCTCTAGAgtccccacataatgggataaaagCTAGATATGTTATTGTTTACATCTCTAGAGTATTCTCCTAACCAACTCACTTGGCAGTTAGGACCAAGTGGCCATATGCGCTTGGAGTCCTACTAGCCTCAGAATATCAACTAATTACAAGTATATCTTGCCCCTAATTACAGTTATGCCCCCGGGCTGTGACACATATAAACACAACCTGATTCATCTCCAGCACTTAAATTGTAAGCAATTTTGCAGCATAAGCAACCAGGGATATAAGGTTGAGATGCTTAAGTACATTCAGATGCATGCAGAATGGGAGTCAATATCTATTTGTGGGAGAGAAGAAAATGGTGTCATCAAAATTCCAAGCTCTAGATAATTTTCTcatcataaataaaagaaaaagagtggGCATGTCTAGGTGGAAAAAGGAGATTTATATCTCCACCCACGCGGAAATCTATAAATTTTGCTTGAATCAAATGTTCAGTTTTTTTCTTCAGACATCATTATATTCTAATTTGATATCATGGTATGTGATTCCAACATGAATCTCATATCCTTACCTTAAtcatattcaattaaaaagCAAATGGATCAGACAAGTGGCTGACCTGCAGAATCAGATTCCCAGTGTGGTAGAAAAGCCCTATATATGAGTGTGATCAAGAAAAGATAgatttctccaattttcaagGAAGCACTATTATCCTAAATTAAATGACTCAAGCTGGCGTATTGTAACCATCAGTTATTATTCCCAAAACTGAAATTTCTTTGGGCTGAAAGGTAAAAGAGGAAAAGTTATCTACCCAACGGATTTGCTCATACCACATGGAGATTACTCTGTGGTGCATTTCTCACATATATATTTGAGTGATCTCCGTGATGCGTTTTTCTTTTACTGTAAGAAGTCAGTGATGAACTATATTGTCACGACTCGAGGgtcttattgtaattttttctgaAAATTCAAATGTATGGCGGGAGCCAACAAAGTTAGTCGTTGTTAGCATTACTATTCTGCCCCTTGGTTTCGCTGTAACCGTAGGGaagagcctatataaggctTAGACACACTAGGATGGGGATTGATTGGTGAAATGatattgaattctctctctcttcttttcctaATTGTTTTGTAAGTGCAAGTCTCATTCCCAAGGCATGACATTTTGGAATCAAAGCCAATCATCCTCGGTTGTGATTCCGGCAGAGAGCGGGTGTGATCCAGTCGCCTTAGGTCGATGACGACTAAATTGCAATTGTACGGATACTGTGGATCAAATGGCTGAGGGCACCAGATTGAAACAACTAGAAAACCACATGGAAGCGATGGAGTATGGGATGTCCCAAACTCAGGAGGTGGTTTCTAAGAGTAGGGAGGAGGTGAGGGCAATTCGCAATGAATTACGGGAGGATATAGCTGCTTCCAAGGACGGAGTTCAAAGAGAGTTGGCAAGGCATCGAGAAACTCTAGATCAGCAGCGTGATCAGCATGCTGTCCGCACTCCCTCAATTCCGGTTACCATCGGAATTGACTCCCCAATCAATCCCACAGACCGGCATGTTTGGACAAGGAATTCTTCCTAGGCCCCAGGGAGTAGCGGAGGCTGGGACCTTGCAATGTAAAGATCCTAGAGACCAGGTAAGAGAATTTATTTCTCTTAGATCTAGCTAAGGGCCTATGCCGAGGTTAGAGATTCCCCTGTTTGAAGGATCCAAACCACGTTGGTGGATTCGTAAGTGTGTGAGGTTTTTTCAGTACTACAACATTGCTGAAAATCAAAGGATTATCCTTGCTACAACCTATCTAAATGATGTCATTGATGCCTGGTACCAAGGATGGTCCAGATATAGGGGAATGGGGGCTAGATGGATTGATTTTGCGAAAGAATTATGCATCCGCTTTGGGGAGAGGAATATAGCGAATGTtattgaagaattcaataaactcAGGCAAGAAGGGACGATCACTAAGTATCAATAGAAGTTTGAGGAGTTGGTGGCATTGATGCGGAATGCTCAGCCTACTCTTACTAATCAATACTTTCTCTCTAGTTTTATTAGTGGCCTTAAGGATGAATTAAGGTCCATGATGAAAATGACGATGCTTGCCACGATGAGAGAAGCAGCGGAGAAAGCAAGGTTACAAGAATTAACACTAGAGGCAATTTTCAAGGGGAACAAACCCGTGCCAAGAGCAACCCCAATTGTTGGCCATTTAACAAGGGGAAACACTAAGGTTCTATTGCTTGCTATGGCTTCAAGTGGACCTAAGGAGGGCTTTAATCCATCTGCTAACAGAAACACCACCTTGGAATAGAGGAGAATGTTGGGATTATGCTATAGGTGTGGTGAAAAATATAACCCTGGGCATCAGTGCAAGAGACACTTACTCAATATGAAAGGGGAGGATGAGGATGAGGATGAGGATGAGGAAGAGGTGcaaaataatgaagaagaagaagaagaagaagaaaagaaggatgaAAGGGCAGAGGATCCATCTAAGGAAGAGCAGGGTCAGAAAGGGAGAGAAATCTTTTTTTATGCACTCAAAGGAGGCCCTACTGGGAAGATCATAAAGGTAAGAGGACAGGTGGGAAAGAAGAAACTAATGGTGCTTATCGATAGTGGTAGCACACATAGTTTCTTGAATGAAGCCACGACCAATGAATTGAAGTGTAGGATGACTTACACCACCCCATTGTTGGTGATTGTGGCCAATGGACACAAAATGTATAGTCACTGTAAGTGTGCTAATTTTAAATGGATGATACAGGGACATGAATTCAGAGCTGATATAAGAGTCCTCGAGCTTGAGGGTTATAATATTATGTTAGGGGTGGAAAGGATGAGGACAGTTAGCCCATTAACATTCGACTTTAATAAGTTGGAAGTGACTGTTGAGATGGAGGGGAAAAAGTTAACACTGATAGGCAGTTTGGAACAAGGggaatgcaaattaattaaggGAAGCAAGTTGCAGAAGCTGATAAAAAGCAAAGGAGCACAGATCTCACAACTCTATTCAATCCATGCAGTGGAGAGGGATGGAATAGCAAAAGAGGAGGAGGTTCAAGCAGAAGGGAAGGAGAAATTCAGCCCATGTTCTTCCCAGGTACATACTTTAGATAGCTTGCACTTACTCTTGCAAGAATTTAAGGACCTATTCACTAAGCCTAATTCCCTACCTCCCCAAAGACCTTTGGATCATGCCATACCTCTCAAACCCCAAACTACTCCAGTAAACATTCGAGCATATTGATATTCACCCACTCagaaaatagaaattgagaAACAAACTTCCACCATGTTAGCCACTTCTTTCATACAGCCTAGCCAAAGTTCCCTTGCATCCCCAGTGTTACTtgtgaaaaagaaggatggctctaggagattttgtgttgactaccatcaactaaattctcaaaccatcaaaaacaagttcTCTATTTCCCTCATTGATGATTTGTTAGATGAATTAGCCAGAGCCAAAGTTTTTTCCAAACTAGACCTCAGGTTCGGATACCATCAAATCTGGATGAAACCCTCAGACATTCTAAAAACAACCTTCCATATTCACCAAGGCTTGTATGAATTTGTTGTCAAGCCTTTTGGATTCACAAACATTGCCCCCACCTTCCAAGCCTTTATGAATCAAATCTTTACCCCTTACCTTCGAAAATTTATCCTATTCTTCTTCGATGATATCCTAATATACAACTCTTGGAATAGCATCTAACCCACCTACGAACCACATTAGAGGTCCTTAGACAAAACCAACTATATGTCAAGCTATCTAAGTGTATCTTTGCTAAAAATGAGGTGGGTTATTTGGGGCACATCATTTCTGGGGAGAGAGTTAAGACTAACCCCGGTAAGGTCACAAAAATGGTGGAGTGGCCTAGGCCTTTATCTATGAGAGAGCTTAGAGGGTTTTTGGGGTTGACCagttaatatagaaaattcatAAGGCATTATGGGGTGGTTAGCAGACCATTGACTAACCTGCGTAaaaaaatatggctttcaatgGAACCCTCAAGCAGAGGCAACCTTCTTGGCACTCAAGAAGGCTATGACTCAAGCCCCTGTACTAGCCCTTCTTGATTTTTCCAGACAATTTGTGGTAGAGATAGATGCTTACGAGAAAGAGATAGGTGCAGTACTGATGCAAGAAGGAAGGCCCATAGCCTACATTAGCCAAGCCTTGGCTCCAAGGCACTCGGGGGGGAGTGTTTACGATAAAGAGTTACGGGCAATAATGAAGGCAGTGGACAAATGGAGACACTACTTGGAGGGCAACCCCTTCGTGATCAAGACTGATCACGAGAGCTTAAGGTTCCTATCACAACAAAGGTTGCAATCTCAACTACAAAGGAAGGGGGCCTCCAAGCTTATGGGGTTAGATTATACCTTACTCTACCGCAAAGGAAAGGAGAATGTAGTGGCTGATGCCCTTTCCAAAAGGGAGGGCAGTGGTAATGGTGGGAGATGCTACGCCATTACCGCAATGGTACTTGAATGGGTGAAGGAGATTGTGCAGAGCTATGACTAGACAGATTGGGTGAGGGAACTTATGCTCCAATTGGTTGTCCAACCTTCAGGAAGTCAAGGATATTCATTATCCAACGGTCTGATCAGGTTTCAAGGAAGAGTAGTGGTGGGAGATGACAAGGAATTGAAGAAGAGGATCCTAAAGTCACTTCACTGCTCACCAATGGGACAACATTCAAGGATTAGGGCCACTCATCAGAAGGTGAGgcaattgtttttttttgcCAAGACAAAAGAATTTGTGCTAGCTTGAGAGACATGTCAAAGGTGTAAACACAAAAAGGTATCATACCCCAGTCTCCTACAACCACTGAAGGTTCCAGAGTAGGCATGATAGGGGATTTCAATGGATTTTGTAGAGGGGTTGCCTAAATCTGAAGGGAAAGATGTGATATTAATTGTGGTGGACGAACTGACCAAATTTGGGCATTTCCTTAGCCTCACACATCCTTTTTCAACCCAAGAAGTGGCTAGGATCTTTTTTGATTCTGTGGTAAAGCTGCATGGGGTCCCTAAATCGATTGTATCTAATAAGGACAAAATATTCACTAGCCATTTTTGTCAGGAGTTGTTTAAGAAGCTAGGGGTGGGGTTACACGTGTCAACAGCCTATCACCCTCAATTCGATGGCTAAACGGAGAGGGTCAATTAGTGTCTAGCAGCCTATCTCAAATGCACGTGTTTTACCAAGCCAAAAAGTTAGAACAGATGACTGCCACTAGCTCAATGGGGGTACAACTCCTGTTTCCACAATACCATAAAGAGAAGCCCATTTGAGGCAATATTTGGCTACAAGCCTCCTATCCTACCAGCTATACTACTAGCTTAGCAGCAGTGGAGCAATATCTGCAACAGAGGCAAGGCATGCTATCCATCCTTAAGAAGGAGTTAGCCACAACATAGAACGTAATGAAGCAGAAGGTTGGCAGGAGAAAGAGCGACAAGACCTTTGAGGTGGGGGATAGGGTGTTCCTTGAAGTGAAGAGGTTCTTACTTCACAACCACACTCGCGTCCAAACTCAGTCCTAAGTACTTTAGGCCCTATGCCATTGAGTCTAAAGTGGGGAAGATGGCCTATAAGTTGAAGTTGCCCCTCGAGGTAAATGTACACCCAGTGTTCCATGCATCGCTACTCAAAAAATCCATTGAACAAGGTGCCCCCACTAATCAGCAACTGGCAACCATGGAAGATGAACTGGAAGAAACACTAGAGCCCAGGGGTATCCTAGATAGGAGGGTGATCTATCAAGAAATAGTGCCCCTGACCCAAGTATTGGTCCAATGGTCACAGTTATAGCTAGACCACACCACTTGGGAGTACTTACCAAAGTTGCTGAAGCAATTCCTCAAAGCTACAGGCCTACTGtaaaattcttgaggacaagaattgttttTGAAGAGTGGGGGAATGTCACGACCCGAGGGTCTTATTGTAATTTTCTCTGAAAATTCAAATGTATGGCGAGAGCCAACAGAGTTAGTTATTGTTAGCATTACTATTCTGCCCCTCAATTTAGCTATAACCACAGGGaagagcctatataaggctTAGACACACAACGATGGGGATTGATTGGGGAAATGATattgaattctttccctctcaaattctctgtccctccaaaattctctctatctctctctctctcttcttttcctaATTGTTCTGTAAGTGCAAGTCTCATTCCCAAGGCTTAACATATACTTGCAATGTTACCATCATACAATGTATACATGATATAATACTAGTATCAAAAGAGTTGAACATCAGAAGTCTTTTTGTTTCTCAAGACAACGAAGGATAAACCATTCTCTCCTTTAGATTTTTGTTTATCATAATACCCATCccataaaatttcaaatgctaGACTACCATGTTAGCACATGAAATTATCATCAGTCTCCATTCTTGGAATGGATGTCTCATATTTCTCAGACTAAAGGGAGAAGCAGACAAGAAATCTTTTTATCccttataaatataaatttgtatgTGAAGAAAACACTTCATGCATGTAACATATGGGCATAGGATAAACCATTCTCTCCTTTAGATTTCTATTTATCATAATACCCATCccataaaatttcaaatgctaGACTACCATGTTAGCACACGAAATTATCATCAGTCTCCATTCTTGGAATGGATGTCTCATATTTCTCAGACTAAAGGGAGAAGCAGACAAGAAATCTTTTTATCccttataaatataaattcgtATGTGAAGAAAACACTTCATGCATGTAACATACGCTCATATGCCCGTAACcatttatctatttattaattcagatattcttatttttctattaagGAGGGATTTGGATACGAACACCCAGATCAATTGGTTGGCAGAGGTGCTCAGGTGCTAATGCACTATTACATCCAATGGTTTATGGTAGATATGTAATGCAAcctaaaacaacaacaaaatgagcaaaaaaccaagaagaagaagaagaagaacactgGCAGCAAAgaagagagacagagacagagagtaATCACCTAATAATCTTTTGAGGAGTAAAATTAGACTCCCATAAATGTTTCAACACAGCTCCTTTCCATGTTTGACTAAAACGGATTAACCGCTCTGACCTAGCATCTGTTTCTGTTGAAAACCCAGCACTTCCCACTAAAATCAAGTGTTTTATGTGCTCAGGATACTACAAAGAAATAGAATTGACATCAGTGATATACAAAACACATGGTAATGGTGGCATTAAACTTTAAACATCATTAGGGGAAGGTTATCACCTTGAGCGCATATCTAGCTGCAACATAACCTCCAAAAGAATGCCCAAGTAAAATAAAGTTGCTAAGGTTCTTGGCTTTGCGCCATTCCTCAAAGGAATCAATAAACCATGCTTCAGTTTCTGCATTATGAGTTGGCCACAATCAATAAATGCTACAGAAGAATAGTAGCATATAATATATGAAAGACACTAAACAAGACAACAACTTTATGATTTGGATGTACTGCTTGTAGAAAAAAAGCTCATTAAATATATAGACACAGTTGTAGCATTAGGTATAATGTTATTAGATGGGAATTTATCAAACTCTTATCAGTGACTGaaactatatttttgaatttcctaagaacaggtaacatttctttttccaaatttcttataaattctTCACCTAAAACTCAATCTTTCGCCTTAAAAGAATATCTACAGTACtttcataaataatatcatTCATCTGAAAGGATCACATAATGTGATTAGAGTACATTAAATTTCAAAGAACTcaaaaattgttaaatatatGTGCCAGCTAAGATGAAATCATAAAAGAATATCTACATTATGTCTAACAAGAGAGTGCCAAACACCCAAAAGGGTTAAATAATGTCATAGTGGGTGAATCATATTTCAAGGATTTAAAAACCAGATTAAGCTCAGACCAGAGGTTCTTAGAATTTACATATCCTCCCTAGAGAGTTTGTTTGAATTATCACTGACCAACTTGGAAATACTGCTAGCTCTTAATCAGATTGGAACAAGGAACAATAGATACTATTTCCACACAAGTAATGGCATGACTATGTGAAGATGTCAAAACCTGAAGAGTGGCCCATGATAATGAAAAAACCAAGGAAAATTTATTAAAGTGAAACTACAGAGGAGATTTCTAACAGACAAATATCACTAACTTCCAGTTATAATTATGCCTATGCTATCAGCAAAGTACAGGTAAACATTCACTAAGACTACACCTTAGTTCTGCCCATGCATATaactaatatataaaacaacTGGAAACCAAAAACACAATTAGATAAACTTAAACCTTCTGTGCTTTTGCAAGTGAAGTCAGGCCTACTTGATCCACCCCAtctgcataaaaaaaataagggaaGATGGTaagcatttctttttttttttttaatgacaaaTAACAAAAGACAATATATAAACCCCTGATGCATGAGATTCCTCGCCTCGAGGGTTGGGGGAGCATCATTTTTGTATGCAACCTTACTCTTGCTTTGAGAAGAGGCTGCTTTCACAACTCAAAGCAATAACCTtctagtcacaaaggagcaacctcaTTGTTGCTACCAAGGTCCACCTTCAAAGCTATAAGCTAGAAAAGCTAAATAAGCATAAAGGCTAAAGAAAAAATATCCGAATCAGCACGACAGAGCACAAAAACATGAATGGGCCTTTTGATGTGGGAAATGAAtgccccaccccccccccccccccaacacacacacaaacaaaaaaaggaacAGAAACCAAAAAGATCTCTAAGAAGAAGGCATCACCGAATGaatacaaaatttgaaaaataaattaaaataaaatccaaaTCTCATGAATTTTCGGTGCAAAAAGTAAATGATCTGTAGTCCAACGGTCATCCTTGCAAAAGTAACACTACTGAACCAAACAATGGCTCCTCAAGTTGACAATAGTGCATCTGGCACTGTTGAGAAGCAATGTGATCTAATTACATGCTTTTATTGGTCTCATCCATCAACACAATATCATTTGCAAATAAAATACACCAAGATACTTCTTCTAGGATGTATTTTGCAAGTTTATCTACAACCAGAGTAAAAACATAATGTCTCAGTGCAGATCCTTGATGTAACTCAATAGTAATTGGAAAAACCTCTGCATATCCTCCACAAGTCCCAATCCACATTTTTGTTTCATAATACATATCTTCAATTACATGTATATAAGTAATCCAAACTTATTTCTTCTCCAATACCGACAAGACTTCTCTGGATAATCCGTAATAGGTTTTTTCCAAAGTTATAAATGCCAtgtgcagatatatatatatatatatattatctttgaaCTTTTCCATTGGCTGTCTCATTAAATAGATAGCAGTCATTGGTAACCTACTGGGCAAAAAACCAAATTGGTTGACAAAGACCTTAGTTTCTCTACTTAACCTTTGCTCTATTATCCTCTCCCGAAGTTCCATGCAGCTCATTAGATTGAACCCTCTATAATTTCCACCTTCAAACATCTCCTTTATTCTAccttaatgaaaaaaaaaaaaaaatagagaacatTTCCCTAATTCTTATAAATAGGCTATAATTGACAATCACATAAAGCTATAGCCGTCCACATAATTGAAAATCACATCATGTATCACAAACAGGCAAGATAACAAATAGAAAGCCAAAGAAGCTCACCCAAGCTGATCAATGGCGATGACTCTGAAATGTTTGGCTAGAGCATCAAAATTACGGAAGAAGAAGCCTTGAGAAGCACCATATCCATGAATCATGACAAGAGTGGGAGAGCCCTCTTTGCTATCAAAAGTAACTGTGTTGATAAACCTTGGTTCATCGCTAGCAGAACGGAACCACCTCACTTTGGATCCTGGTGGACCGGAACCTATATTTACCTGTTCTTGGGTATATGGAGTCCTAGAATTGACAGAAAGTACCAATTCATTAAGAATCGCAACATCATTGCTTCGGAACTACTGCCCTCTagtagttaaaaaaaaatagcacgTCTCATTAATACACTCAGTTCAGGCAGAAGCAGGAAAATAGTTTGTGAATTCTTCAAAATGGAAATACCCACTAAATTAAGTAAGTAACCATTTGCGAATCCACTAGACAAAACTTGAGAATTCTAAACCAATAGCCAGATTCTTTGCAAATAAGTTCCAGAAATTCAGGgaacataatcaaaattaagACCAACATTAAAACAAAACTTGAACAATAAAATCCAGATGACGATCATTGGagcaaaaatagaataaatcagTAGAATGCCAACGTTATCTGCATATAAAGTATCTAAGGCACGATACTAGAGTTTAAATGACATCAATTCAGGAATTCAGATAGCAAAtccaaggaaaaaataaaaagttagggttagagagggggggggggggggggggcttggACTACCTGACTATAGAGAGCAGGCGCTTCTCGGAGGCGATGATGTGGTCGGTGGAGGTAGGTATCCAACGGAGAACGGACGGCCACAACGACCTGGTCGACGATCTTGATGTCGCCGCCGGCGATGCGGCCGTCGCTGTTGCTGCAGCAGCAGCGGGTGACGATGAGCTGACTTCCTCCGCCATCGCCGCCACAGAGTTCAACTTCGACGACCTCAGGCGAATCGGGAGGCGGAAGTTCATGCGATCCCTGCGATTGGATATTTCAATGATACTCGGAAGCCAAATTTACTTTCTCCCCGGCCAAGTTCACGGCTCTGCGTATTTATAGGCTTCGTCGCCCCCAAAATGGAGGCTGTAAATAATTAAGGGTTAATTACTCTCTAATCACCCTTTTTTTCGTTATTACATGTTAAGTTAAGTATTCAGTCGACTATTCTCTCTCAATCCAAAGACTTATTAGATCGATTTTGCATATTcctattaatataatatataatataaaacattaatgtagagaattactaaaaatatttaaatttcgatataaatatttaaaaacagTAATTTAAGTACTGCAAAAacatgtatattttgattatattaatgtatgtgtgtgtatatagatTCACGCGATCGGCTTAGCGTGAtcagtatttaaataatattttcgttttaaaaattatatttttcatagcaAGAGGGTTTAGAGAATATTGCTTAGTTATTTGCTAATGTGAGTTTGACCAATCGGCGAAACGTGGGGCGGAAGTCTGGAGCATGGGCGCGACGCGTCACAGATGACGATGGCACGGGGCTTCATTCACGTCACGGGTTGCACGGGCTGGAATATATCGATTAACTGAgccaataaattattttattttgttatttcagcCATTACGTCAGCCGTCTACGACGGATGTGAcgtttttaaatctttttaatcaaaaaaaatttaattttttttataattttaaaaaagtttcaaATCCCATTCGTAATagtaaaaaatatcaaaaatacaGAAATGCATTAATGTCACGAAAATGTtagaaacgaaaaaaaaaattctatattatataatataaaaatatattttttataatgaatataaaatatatattaaaaattatatttataaaaatatttttataatttt from Diospyros lotus cultivar Yz01 chromosome 8, ASM1463336v1, whole genome shotgun sequence carries:
- the LOC127807629 gene encoding probable 1-acylglycerol-3-phosphate O-acyltransferase; this translates as MNFRLPIRLRSSKLNSVAAMAEEVSSSSPAAAAATATAASPAATSRSSTRSLWPSVLRWIPTSTDHIIASEKRLLSIVRTPYTQEQVNIGSGPPGSKVRWFRSASDEPRFINTVTFDSKEGSPTLVMIHGYGASQGFFFRNFDALAKHFRVIAIDQLGWGGSSRPDFTCKSTEETEAWFIDSFEEWRKAKNLSNFILLGHSFGGYVAARYALKYPEHIKHLILVGSAGFSTETDARSERLIRFSQTWKGAVLKHLWESNFTPQKIIRGVGPFGPDLVRKYTSARFVAYSTGQALTEDETRLLTDYVYHTLAAKASGELCLKHIFAFGAFARVPLLKSASEWKVPTTCIYGYDDWMSYEGAQEARKLMKIPCEILRVPQAGHFVFIDNPSGFHAAVLHGCRKFLSGDHISKSLPQGLTSA